Below is a genomic region from Miscanthus floridulus cultivar M001 chromosome 1, ASM1932011v1, whole genome shotgun sequence.
GCATTGGCAGTTTGGCGCCCTATCACAATCCGAGGTCTCTGTAAAAGGTGCAACCAAATGATCTGCAGCTAGTCTGGACCCGCTCCTTTAGTCCTTCAATTCCCATCCATTGCAATGGCATGCGGTGTCATCTCTTCTCACAAGAGAAAAACCCACATTACCAGCCCTCACAAAAATGAGGTTCCTTTACGGCAAGGATTTTGATATCTTATGGCCCAAGCACGGACAGAACTTGATACCTGATGGAAATCTCTCTCACCAGTTCATCGGCAGCTGATCAGATGTATCCGCCGCCTACATGCATCTCTTGGCCATAATATATGCTGCTGATCTCTCTAAGTTGCCACTCGTGCAAACAACTTCCACTTTGTCAGTCCCCAAGTGGTTCAGAATTGCTTGGCACCAAGCTCATCCAGTATTCGTATTTACATTCCCCAAGGCATGGTTGCGCCCACTTTCATTCCGTTGCACCATCCATCAGGTTGTTCTGAATCCGAATGACGGCCAATGTGCGCCAAAACTGCAGAAAACAAGAAACATGTCACTAGTTAGAAATCTGTTGGTGCTACCCTTGTGAAATTTAGCCTATAAAGATTTTGTATCCATCAGATTGTGagctgcactgggtacgccagaTTGTGAGCTGCAGAGAGTAAACTTGAGGTAATCTTGACTGGTCTGATCACTGGAAGCCACAGGTGTTGCAGAATTTGAACTATGAATTCATGCTTATATATAGGGAAACATCaccgggcctggtgcaagcagtagagtcttaccgcctatgaccggaaggtcctgggttcgagtcgcggtctcctcgcattgcacatgcgagggtaaggcttgccactgacacccttccccaaacaccgcacagagcgggagctctctgcactgggtacgccagaTTGTGAGCTGCAGAGAGTAAACTTGAGGTAATCTTGATCACTGGAAGCCACAGGTGTTGCAGAATTTGAACTATGAATTCATGCTCATATATAGGGAAACATCACCATATGGTAAATGCCCTAAATTCAGAACAAAATGTCAGAAAAAATGCCCTGATTATGATTACAAGAGTTTTAATTTACATAAAAAGCAGGTGGTAATGGAATACAAAAGGAACACAAAAGTGTTACTTATTAATAATGATACGTTTCGAGGAAAAAATACACAAAAGTGAATCTTCGCACCAGGCTCAGCAGTCAACACCAGTACACACAGGTTTCCACTTCAATCAAACAATAAATTACAACCTCTGCGTTGAACTGCCAAGAGTTACATGCACAATGGATGCGGTTATGTTTAGCAACTGACAATAAGATATTTAGCAGTAGAACTCTGAAACAAATAAGATAATTCCACAGGTACAAAGATTTACAGTGTAAAGCAAGAAATATATAAATAAGGCAGGGCCTATGAATTGCTGGTAGCAACCAAAAACAGACAAGCATCAAAGCCCACCGACTCTCCAGATTGCACACCTACATCAGATGTCAGCTTTTGCCACATTGGCCAACCAGAAAAAATAAGTATGTGGCCATGGCGCCTTGCCACTTAGAGTAGGACATGCTAAAATCGTTGGTGATTTGAAGACTTGAAAACAACTCTCAAGCTCTGATTGATCAGATTTATGACACTAACTCCTAATATGACGAGTGAAAGTGTGTTTTTCTGAAAGATAGAATGCAGATGCACTTTAGCCATGAATTGTCATTTTCATGTTACTTCATTCACTTCTGACTTTACAATTTATTGAATATAAGTAAGCCATAAAAAGGGACTGATTACAACATCATAGTCAGCTAATTTTGTTTTGGATTTCACTCAGATTTTGGGCCAATAGATAACTAACATGTCATTATGTACATAAAAAATTGACTACTTCCTAAAAGCATTTCAGTCAGGCTTTCAGATCCCACCAACAATCTCAAATGTGACTGCAATTCGGTCCTAGGGCACAAATGTTACTAAAAAAACTAACCCAGGCCGTGAATCAACATGCAATCTGACAATTATACCTATTAATATAATAACTCACAGTTCTCCTGCGTATTGGAGAAAAAAAAATTGGTACGAGCACAGTAAATCTTACATAGCAGGCAAAATTGTAACAAAAAAAATAGATTTCTTTTTCTATGTCCATCAATTACTTTTACCAATTAGAGAAAAGACACAAGTCCTGTCTTCAACATACTACCTCCGTTTTCAAATATATGACATTTAGATCATATATTaaaaacagagggagtactaTCAAAATCTGTGGTTATTTGTTTTGGTAACTATTTGCAAGAACCGGACTAAATAAGACATCAATATCAAAAGCATGTCGCCTAAAATGTCTCAAAGAGGAAGCAATAGTGAAAAGATTATAACTCCTACAAGGTAACTAATAACTATATAGAATCCTGAAGAATAGAAACACACTTACAACCAGCATGATTCTCCTACTGGTTAGCCATGACATTAGAGCACTATTTACAAAGGCATGGAACTTAACAAAGTACTCCAATACAAACTCAACACCCATGAAATGAAAATACCACATCTGAAACCAAATAACCATGGTATCTCTAAGAATACCACATTACCACTGTGCTTGAAAAGCAAATATACAGAACATATTTCCTGAAAAGACAAACAAATATCGCAAGAGGAAAAAAGACACTGAAAGGGCAGTGCTCAAAAGAAAGTTTGGGTGCTTGCTGGCcttcccaaaccagatcacccaCGGGCCATGGCAGAAAAGCCAGAAAACTGCtgaaaaaggaagaaaaaagacAACGGCCTGAACTTGTAAGAAAAAGAACAAAAGGCCCACAAACAATGGAAGAATCAGCCCACAACAAAAAATGAAGACTGAGGGAGAAATGAGTGCATGGGGAGAACAACAGTGAAAATCATGGAATAGATCGTTAGGACACAAAATCGACTGAAATGACAAAGTTAATAAGCCAACTAATGTTTAGCAATTCCATACTGCATATTTTTCAGGACAAAATTGTCAATAACAGAATAGGACACTGCAGAAAGGTGGGGTGCCATCATAGAAAATTTATGTTGCCAAGTAAGATGTAATGCAAAAATGAAATGAAGTCACAACAGGCAGAACTTATAAAGACACTGCAAAGTTGGACATTATCATCAGTACTGAATCCCTTTTGTTGAGGTCAGATAAGGCAGTTCAATTTTTAGTAAAAGCATGGGTTGCGAAAGCATATACCTTATATTCTGGTATGTAGACCCAGAGAAGCAAAAAAGTAACAAAGCTCACCTGCAGAAGATTTCAGCGGGATCCACACCCATGTGAAAATGATTCCTATGAATTCACCGTGCATCAGCCAATCAACTATCAACATTCTTTTTCTCAAAGATGGTTCACCCCATTCTGTGTACAGTTCAGTAGATGGATCATCACTAAAGTGTATCTACATCTAAGATTTCAACCATCTGAAATCAGTTCGGAAGTTACTTGCTTTCTTGTACTCCCTTTTCTACTCCTACAATTGTTAATGTCAAAAGGATGTGTCCTTGTAGCAGATTGACCAATAATACTATGTTCGAAAAGAATTTGCACTTGATCTTACAGCTGAAGATAGTGCCCTGTACCACTGACACAAGCAATCATGAGTGTTATTTCTTCTTAACAATTCCAACTTTCTTGTCTCATTCTTTGTGACTCCACTTCTTACTAGAATAACCTTTAGTGCCTGGAATGTTGCATCATTTGGTGGTGTGTTCGATGCCAACATCTTCTTAAATATTTTAAGAGCCTCCTCTGTTCTTCCACCAGATACATACATTTGGATTACAGAATTGTAGCTTAGTAACTGAGTTAGAAGTCCTAAAGCTTGCATTTCCTTGCAAATCATGTGAGCCACATCATAGCGACCAACTTTCTTGTATATACACACCATCATTGCATGTGAGAATTCATTGGCAATTCCCCTAACCttcaaaccttcaaaaacctcgCTTGCTTCCTTCACCATACAATGATCACTATAGAGATCAATCATGCAATTAGATGCATAAAGGATGGCATTGGTATCCAATGATTTGAGTAACTTATATGTTTCTCGGGCCTCTGCCACATACCCTACTTTTGTGTAGAGCTTTATCAAAGAATTGTAGATCGTAACGTTCGCATATAAACCATCCTTTTTCATTAAACCAAAATATGCTGAAGCTTGTTGGACATTTCCAACTTCAGCATATGCATCAATTAAGATAGAGTAGACAAAAACATCAGGACGGACCCCTGACATGATCATTTCTCTAAATAGGTATTCAGCCATTCGTAGATCACCATTCTTAGCAAAGCTACTAATTACCACAGAGTATGGGATACAGTCTGGCAGCAATTTCACAACTTCCATTTTTTCCAAGTAGTAAATAGCCTTCTTTGGCAGTTTAGCAGTTGACAGAAGTTGAATGAGAGAAGCATATGTCACGTAATCAGGCAAAATGCCATACCTCTCCATACCATCAGCTATCTCACATGCCTCATCAAGCTTCTCTACCAACCCATATGCTTTGATCATAACATTGCATGCAGAAACACTGAGCATCTTCTTCTTTAGACAACATATAAAAGCCTTCTCTGCAAGAACTATGTATCCTTTCTCTCCAAATGCATCAATATTTGCAGAAAAGCATTCAGACTTCATATGGTGATGGAACCTGTCAAACCAACGCCAAGCTTGCTCAAGCATCCCAACATTTACATACATCCTTGTCAAAGCTGATTGTGTGTATTCATCTACCACGAAGCCCCTCTCTTCCATTTCCTTTAGAAGGGCTTCCGCTTTAGTGACCATGCCCCTGATAGAGTATCCATATAAGAGTGTGCGGCAGCTCACAACATCTGGTACCAAGTTTTCAGCTTTCATCTTCCAGTAGTAGTACTCTGCAATATCAATATCATTGCTTTCTCTGTACAGTGCGATCAGTATATTGTAAGTCCTGGTGTCAGGAAAGCACTGGAATTCCTCCATCACTCGAACCAAAGAAGCAACTTGTTCCATTTTGTGGTGCTTACCCCAAACATGGATCATTGAGTTAAATGTAACAACACTTGGCACAACACCTTCTCTCAACATTTGGTTGAACGTATCTGATACTTTCTCAAGATGACCAGCCTTTCCATAAGTATCAATCAAGGTGTTGTAAGTATACAAGCTGCAGTGAGGACATCCCTCCTTCCTTGTGATTGAATCCGAGGACCACCTTTCGAAGAAAAGCTCAGCTGTTTCATACTCTCCAGCCTTCTTATGCGCCTGCATCACAATATTCATAGTGACCTCATCAGGCATCAAACCCCGCTTGCACATGTCCCCAAGCCATAGCAAAGCCACCCATTCTCTCCCCCCTTGACAACAGACATTGATCAGCGTACCATACGTTGAGTTGTCCGGCGCCACACCAAAGGAATGCATCTCATGCCACAACCTAAGAACGAGGTCCCACCTCCTTGCCTTCCCAACAGTATAGAGCATGACATTGTAGTGAATCACATTGAGCTCATGGCCCCGCTCCCTGCGAAACCAGTCAAAGATCTCGACTGCCCGTCGCCAATCTTTCTGCTCCTTGAGGATGATCGTCCTCTCCCTGTTGCTCAGGGTGTCCTTCCACGCCCAGAGCGCTTCCCCAACGTCCCGGACATGCTCTAGTGCCTCCAGCATTGCCGGCAGCGACCCACCATAATGGACCCAgttgcctttcttcttcttcttccctctgACAGTCTGTTTGGTAACCGTGCATGGAACTACCAACTCTGGGCAAATTTCAACAGTCCTAGCTGGCGCAGAGACTGCTTTAATCTGGAAGTTGAGAACATTCTCTCTCCAGGGCGCCGGAGCTGTAAGATCCGGCAACGGAGTCCGTGGCTGAGCGGGGACATGGAGAAAACAAACGCACGGGGTCAGCATCTCTCCCTGCTGTTATTCACCCTGAAAAAAGAGTGCAGTCACAGTGTCGTGTCGTTAAGCATCTGGGAACAGATACAATAAATTCCATTCGAAATGGAAATCTACCGGCGTGAAATCTCCTACATCAAACCTAAAGTTTTGGCTCAAAATATTCGATTCTTATTCTAAACTTTGAACTCACCGTGGTCGGCGCGGGTTCACGACCCACGCGACGGGCTGGCGGCGGCGAGGAGCCCGGACTGCGGAGTAGGTGGTCTCTTTCACCGCTAGCTGGTGGCGAAACCTACGAGGCGCAGCTGCGGCTTCGGTGGTGAAGGCAAGTGCAGCCCCGCCGCCCGCGGGACGGGGTAGGAGGGGAGCAGGAGCAGGCGTGGAGCAAACACCGCGCGTCGGCCGAAGGCAACAAAGGAGCCCTTCCCCCTAGTAGGCTAGTACGCCAAGGGCTGCGGCAGCGGCCAGCCCGCCATTGCTGGGGAGAGAAGTTTTCAGTGCTGGGTGATGGGCTCACAATGGTAAAGGCTTGATAAAAACAACGAAAAAATCCACTTTACCTCCTTATCTTTTGCGATAGTCAGCAAGAAACGACCTCCCTCATCTATCAAACCATGCACGTGACCCCATTCCTGTTTTCAGCCGTGATTTTGGCTTTTTTGGCGCCACGATGGATATGGGCTAAGCTGGCTCAGCCCATCTAAATAGAAAGAAAGAGGTCCATGTGAGCCAAAAAAAATTCCCCCAAATTACAACCTTAGCTCGCACACAGGCAGCAGCATAGCGCGCGGCCTTGTTCATCCACGCCGGAGACGACGCCCACGCCGGCAAACGGAGAAGGGGAGCAGCGGCGGGGCGGTGGGATTTGGGCGCTGATCGGGCGCTGGGCGCAGCGCGCAGCGCGCAGGCAGGAGCATTGCCGCTGCTCGGGCACCGATCGCCGCAAGCAGTGAAGCATATGATTTGTGCTGACCAGGGTGAGCGGTAAGGCACAAATGGATCTATGTAGTTTTGAGTTGTTTTTATTTCGGATTCCTTGATTCCCTTGGAATTTGTGTTATTTAACTAGTGATTGGTACATCTAACTATGATTATAGCCTTTGCTTTATAGTGTTCGTCATATTTTAAGGCCAACAGGCGCCTTTATGTAGCACTTGTAGTCATATTTTAAGCACGGATGTTGTTTATTGGACCGATTTGATCAGTACTGAACCGCATAGCATGTATGTTTTGCATGTAGGCTTCAGGTGCTTAGCAATGGATGGTTGTGACTTGCTCCCTGTTCGGTTCCATTTTAATGGGGAGTGCATGAGGAAAAGCGATAGACTGTTTTATGATAGAGGAACTGAAGCTATATCTTTTATAGACCGAGATAAGATGTCACTGTCTGAAGTTGTTGGTCATCTCCGTGACCATTGCAATGTCAAAGAAGGCACAATGTTGCATTGGCTATTTCCAGGGACAAACATGAGTATAGGCCTAAGAGCTCTGGTTGATGACAAAGTGTGCCAGTACATGTCTGACAACACTACTGAAGATGGTGTTGCCGATGTGTTCGTTGAAAATCACGAGCTGGATGCAATAGCTGAAGCAAGTGAGTATGAGGGAGAGATGGAAGCTGGCTCAGAGGATGATGACATAGAAGATGAAGATCTACATCCTTTGACTGTTTGGAGAAAATATGAAAGCAAAGAAAAAGTAGAGAAGCAAGTTGCCCTTGTTAGAGAATTTTACAGTAGTCCAAGTAAAGGGAAAGAACAAGCAAAGCACATGCCTGGAGAGACAGCAAGAGCAAGTGAGCCTAATGTAGAAGAGAAGTCTGACACTGACAGTGAGTACATGCCTGGAGACTCATGCAGTTCAGGTGATGATGAAGAAGCAGACCAAATACATAGGAAATTTAAGGATTTCAAGAAGAAATTCAAGAGGGGTGAGGCAACAAGCTTAGATGATGTGATATATGAGGGTGTTGCATCTAGGCCTGGAACTGGgcaagatgatgaggatgatggcaACTGCACTCCATATGTAGACAGTACTAATGCAGAATCTGTTGATGAAGGGCAAGGTAGCATGCATCCAAGATTTAACAAGAAGAATCCTATTGTCAATTTTAAGTTGGGAATGAAGTTTAGTTCTAAGAAGCAATTCAAGAAGGCTGTAATTAAACATGGCCTGGATGAGAGAAAGGTTATTGTCTTTGCTAAGGATGATCCAAAGAGGGTGAGGGCCAAATGTGACTGAAAAGGTTGTCCATGGGTATGTTTGTTGTCAAATACTTCTAGGTCTGATAGTTGGCAGATATCTACATTTGTAAATAATCACATGTGTCCCCCAAGAAGAGACAACAAACTAGTCACCTCAACTGTAATTGCTAAAAAATATGAGAAGTTCATTTttgccaacccatgctagaaacTTGGGCATATGTTGCAGACAGTTCAAGAAGAAATGTTTGTCAAAGTTTCTATGTCCAAGCTAAAGAGAGCAAAAGCACTAGTGATGAAGAAAGCATTGGATGCAACTAAAGGGCAGTACTCTAGGCTGTATGACTACCAGATGGAGCTTCTCAGAAGCAACCCAGGAAGCACTGTTATTGTTAACAAGGAAGATAATGTAGAGCCTCCTATTTTTAGAAGAATGTACATATGCCTGCATGCTTGTAAAGAAGGGTTCAAAGCTGGCTGTAGGAAGGTTGTTGGGTTAGATGGTTGTTTCTTCAAAGGAGCAACTAATGGTGAACTTCTTTGTGCTGTTGGGAGGGATGCTAATAACCACATGTATCCTATTGCTTGGGCTGTTGTGGACAATGAGAACAATGAAAATTAGAATTGGTTCTGTGATCTGCTCTTTAGGGATGTTGGTGTGCATGGAGGAAAGGAATGGATTTTCATCTCAGACCAACAAAAGGTAACCTCCTGTTAATCTTTTTTGTTGTTTTCACAATTCTAAACATGTGATGGTAGGTGCTTTATAATTTTTCCAACTTGTGCAGGGAATTCTTAATGCAGTTAGCAAATGGGCACCAAAAGCTGAATATAGGAACTATGCTAGGCACATTTATGCCAACTGGAAGGAGTTTCCCAAGAAGGACTACCAGAAAAGGTTTTGGATGTGTGCTAAAGCACCTTGCCTTATGCTTTTCAACTTGGCAAGAGCGAGGCTAGCACAAAAAACCAGAGAAGGGGCACAAGCTATTCTGAACACTCATCCACAATATTGGAGCAGAGCTTGGTTCAGGTTGGGCTCTAACTATGACTCAGTAGATAATAATATTTGTGAGTCATTCAACAAATGGATCATTGAGGCTAGGTTCTTCCCAATAATCACCATGCTAGAAACAATTAGAAGGAAAGTAATGGTGAGGATCCAAGAACAGAGAACTAAATTAGGGAAGTGGACAAGTGTTATATGCCCAAACATCAATAAAAAATTAAATGTCTATATATCTTTGTCTGCACACTGCCATGCCATCTGCAATGGGGAAGAGAAATATGAAGTTAAGCATTACGACAATAGGTTCATAGTGGATTTGGTATCAAAGACATGTTCATGTAGGTATTGGCAATTGTCTTGACTTCCATGTTGCCATGCCATTTCTTGTATTTTGTTTAAGACCAACTGCCTAGATGAATATGTGGCCGACTGCTACTTTGTGTACCATTTCAAACAAACATACAACCATTGCTTGAATCCAGTTGAGGGTATGAATAGCTGGCCCTCATCTGATAGGGTACCCCTTAGAGCTCCTGGTTATGTGAAGATGCCAGGCAGGCCAAAGACTGAGAGGAGAAGGGAGCCCACAGAAGTTAGAAAGGCCACTAAAATGCCAAAAACTGGAACTGTTATCAAATGCAGCAAATGCCACTTGCCTGGGCATAATAGGACAACATGTACCAATATAAGTGGAGCAAGAAGTTCACAGGCAGGAGGATCTCAGTCAGCCGAAGGTAGCTCACAGCCAAAAGGAAATGAGTCATTTGCAAGATCACAGCCAACAGGATCTCATTCGGCTGCAGGAAGTAACCAAAATGCTATTGTTGTGCTGTCCAACACACAAAAGAGCAGCACAAGCGGTACAAAAAGGAGTTCCACAGCTGATGTATCTACTGCATAGAGCAACAAAAAGGTAAGTTTACCTATATCTCAAAGTTTTAACTTATGCATCTTGTATTTCAAATTCATTCTTCGAACATCATGTACATCTTGTTTCATCTGACTTATGTAGGCAAAGGCAACAAACTCACAGAACATCATCAAATCAAGTGCACGTGCAAGGGTTTCAACAATTCCTTCTGGGTCAGCTACAATAAACATGTAAGCTAGAGTGCCCACTTCCAATGTTAATTCTAGTGTGCATGTACAGTTAACTGGCAGGACTGCATCTGTGACTGTGTCAGCTCAAGAACCGGCCAAGAAGAAGCCCAAGCCTACTCCAAAGCAATCTGGAATTGCTCCACTCCAAATGCTTCCTCCATGGCAATCTGATAGGCTGTGATGTGTACAGCCTGCTGGCTGTATGCCAAACTTGAATAATTATGTAGGCAGGAAACTTAAGTTCTGTGGTTGATTACCTTTTATGTATGCCAAACTATGTGTTATACCAAACATCTGGCTTTTATCTATTTGCTACTTATGCCATGTATGACAATTATTTGCACTTTTATCCATTCGTCAGTGTTGTGTTATCTGTGAGTACATGCCTATGTTATCTGTATGGTTCCTGTATAGTGTAATTATTTGCCTATGTTATCTGACATTATTATGGTGTATGCATTGGTTCCTGCATAGTGCAAATATAAGATTCAGTATGTATTGCTTTGTTTCTTTTCTAGCACGACAAGAGACAGCTTGTTGGGAAAAAAAGAAGGGAATTTGATTCATGCCATTACAAAGGGTAACATCCTGCCGATGCCGGCAAACATTGACTACTTATACATTTGCATCACAACCAACACAAGGAGAATGACAGAATTGAAACCTAACAATACTAGGACAGCAACACCAACACACATCATCCAATTCA
It encodes:
- the LOC136507175 gene encoding pentatricopeptide repeat-containing protein At3g23020-like, whose amino-acid sequence is MLTPCVCFLHVPAQPRTPLPDLTAPAPWRENVLNFQIKAVSAPARTVEICPELVVPCTVTKQTVRGKKKKKGNWVHYGGSLPAMLEALEHVRDVGEALWAWKDTLSNRERTIILKEQKDWRRAVEIFDWFRRERGHELNVIHYNVMLYTVGKARRWDLVLRLWHEMHSFGVAPDNSTYGTLINVCCQGGREWVALLWLGDMCKRGLMPDEVTMNIVMQAHKKAGEYETAELFFERWSSDSITRKEGCPHCSLYTYNTLIDTYGKAGHLEKVSDTFNQMLREGVVPSVVTFNSMIHVWGKHHKMEQVASLVRVMEEFQCFPDTRTYNILIALYRESNDIDIAEYYYWKMKAENLVPDVVSCRTLLYGYSIRGMVTKAEALLKEMEERGFVVDEYTQSALTRMYVNVGMLEQAWRWFDRFHHHMKSECFSANIDAFGEKGYIVLAEKAFICCLKKKMLSVSACNVMIKAYGLVEKLDEACEIADGMERYGILPDYVTYASLIQLLSTAKLPKKAIYYLEKMEVVKLLPDCIPYSVVISSFAKNGDLRMAEYLFREMIMSGVRPDVFVYSILIDAYAEVGNVQQASAYFGLMKKDGLYANVTIYNSLIKLYTKVGYVAEARETYKLLKSLDTNAILYASNCMIDLYSDHCMVKEASEVFEGLKVRGIANEFSHAMMVCIYKKVGRYDVAHMICKEMQALGLLTQLLSYNSVIQMYVSGGRTEEALKIFKKMLASNTPPNDATFQALKVILVRSGVTKNETRKLELLRRNNTHDCLCQWYRALSSAVRSSANSFRT